The Heliorestis convoluta genome includes the window TAGTTTTCCCAGGAAGGGCAAATTACTATCCTCTGGCCGACTTTCTCTGGCTTGAAAAAAGCTTTCCAAGCATTGGCCCAGTCTTCTTCTAGTAAGTCATTGAAAGTAATTCTATGGCCTGCCCATCCTTCTGTGTTCTCACGAGCAATAAGCTCTTCTTGAAGAAGTGCAAGTCGGTCATCAATCCGAGAATCGACGGGTAGATAGGCTTTTAGTCGAACCATGCCAGGAGGAACATCAGGTATTTCAACATCATGATGATCCCAACTGTTATTGGCAATATAATCTGCAATCAGTTGGGGATCTTCGACAACCATGCCAACAGCTCCGACTGTTTCAAAAATCTCAGCCAATGCGTCCATATTAGCCTGACAAGTAGTGATGGATAGTTCACGCCACTTCAATAAGGCCACACCCTTCCCCCGTTGTTGACAAAATACTGGCTCACATAAAGGCGTCTTTTACTTTTTCAAAGAAAGACTTTTCCTTATCTGTATTCATATTATCTCTGTTCAAAGTACGCCCAAAGTTCCGCAACAATTCTTTTTGTTTCTCTGAAAGATTCGTCGGGATCGAGACTTTGATTTGTATTTTTTGATCGCCTCGTCCGGTGCCTCGCAAACGCTTAATACCTTTGTTACGGATACGAATGATAGCGCCATTTTGTGTGCCTTCAGGAACTTTAACGATAACTTTTCCGTCTAAGGTGGGCACTTCTACTTCATCACCGAGAGCTGCCTGTACGATGGTAATTGGAACCTGACAAATTACATCGTCTTGCTCACGCTCAAAAAAGGGATGGGGTTCAACTTCAATAAAAACGTAAAGATCTCCAGGTGGCCCGCCCTGGGTACCTGCTTCTCCTTCGTTCTGAACTCGAATTCGATTGCCCGTATCCACACCACCTGGGACATTTACTTTGATTCGTCTATATTTTCGAACTTTGCCCTGGCCAGAGCAGTGTTTACAGGGCTTACTGATTACTTTACCTTCGCCACGACAAGTGGAGCAAGTACTGACAGTTTGAACTTGACCTAAAAAGGTCTTTTTGACGGTAGCGACACGACCTGTGCCTTTACAGGTGGGGCAGGTTGTTGCTGTTGTTCCTGGCTCAGCGCCACTGCCATCACAAATCTCACAAGATTCCATACGAGCGATTTCAACTTCTTTTTCTAGACCGAAGGCGGCTTCTTCAAAGCTAATTCGCAGATTGAACCGCAAATCAGCGCCTCTTTGAGGACCTCGACGCTGGTTCCCTCCAAATCCGCCTCCAAAGAACATATCAAAGATATCTCCAAAACCGCTCATATCGGAGCCCATGCCACCGTACTCAAAGCCACCGCCTGGCCCCATGTGACCAAATTGATCGTATCGAGCTCTCTTGTCTGGATCAGAAAGAACTTCGTAGGCTTCGTTGATTTCTTTAATCTTCACTTCTGCTTCTTCTTTATTCGGATGTACATCAGGGTGATATTGTTTTAGTAATTTTCGATAAGCTTTTTTGATATCCGATTCTGATGCATCCTTCGATATACCAAGGACTTCATAGTAGTCACGCTTGCTCATCTTGCCCCTCCCTCCAGTCAAAGCATCGACAGGGGAGGCCCTTGTTGTGCCTCCCCAGGTCTGTTATCTTTACGATTTCTTTTTATCTTCGTCAACAACAGTATACTCTGCATCAACTACATTGGGATCTTTTGGTTCCGCCTCTCCCGCTGTTTCTTGTTGATTTTCTGCAGGTCCTGCTTGTTGATACATTTTTGTTGTCATTTCGTAGAGAACGACAGTTAAGGCTTCTGTTTTATTCTTGATATCTTCAAAGTCTTCACCGGCTAAAGCCTGTTTAAGCTCTTCTTTAGCTTGATTCACTTTTTCTACTTCTGCAGCCTCTGCTTTTTCACCCATTTCATTGATTGTTTTTTCTGTCTGGTAAACAAGTGAGTCTGCTCGGTTGCGTATTTCTACGTTTTCTTGTAATTTACGGTCTTCTTCAGCATGAAGTTCAGCATCTTTTACCATTTGATCAATTTCGTCTTTACTGAGGCCAGTAGAAGCTGTAATGGTAATCTTTTGTTCATTGCCTGAAGCGAGGTCTTTGGCGCTTACGTTGACTATACCATTAACGTCGATGTCAAATTTCACTTCAACTTGAGGAATGCCTCTTGGTGCTGGTGGAATGCCTGTTAGATGGAAGCGACCTAAGGTTTTGTTCTGTGCTGCAATTTTGCGCTCTCCTTGGAGAACATGGACTTCTACAGAAGTCTGGTTATCAGCAGCTGTTGTGAAGATTTCGCTCTTAGAAGTAGGAATACGGCTGTTACGTTCAATCAAAATTGTACAAACGCCACCGAGTGTCTCAATTCCTAAGGACAAAGGTGCAACATCCGCTAAGATAATACCTTTGACTTCACCGCCAATAACTCCACCTTGAATGGCCGCACCCATAGCAACAACTTCATCAGGATTGATACCTTGGAAAGCGTCTTTGCCAAAGTGTTTGCGAATGGCTTCTTGAACAGCTGGAATTCTAGTAGAACCGCCTACGAGAATAATTTTATCAATTTTGCTGGGCTCTAATTTGGCATCAGCAAGCGCCTGGCGAGT containing:
- the dnaJ gene encoding molecular chaperone DnaJ, whose product is MSKRDYYEVLGISKDASESDIKKAYRKLLKQYHPDVHPNKEEAEVKIKEINEAYEVLSDPDKRARYDQFGHMGPGGGFEYGGMGSDMSGFGDIFDMFFGGGFGGNQRRGPQRGADLRFNLRISFEEAAFGLEKEVEIARMESCEICDGSGAEPGTTATTCPTCKGTGRVATVKKTFLGQVQTVSTCSTCRGEGKVISKPCKHCSGQGKVRKYRRIKVNVPGGVDTGNRIRVQNEGEAGTQGGPPGDLYVFIEVEPHPFFEREQDDVICQVPITIVQAALGDEVEVPTLDGKVIVKVPEGTQNGAIIRIRNKGIKRLRGTGRGDQKIQIKVSIPTNLSEKQKELLRNFGRTLNRDNMNTDKEKSFFEKVKDAFM
- the dnaK gene encoding molecular chaperone DnaK, which encodes MSKIIGIDLGTTNSCVSVMEGGEPVVIANKEGARTTPSVVGFAKNGERLVGQVAKRQAITNPDGTIASIKRHMGTDYKVTVGEKGYTPQEISAMILQKLKADAEAYLGEKVQKAVITVPAYFTDSQRQATKDAGAIAGLEVMRIINEPTAAALAYGIDKEEDQTILVYDLGGGTFDVSILELGEGVFEVKSTSGNNKLGGDDFDDRIIDWMISEFQKEKGIDLRKDKMAIQRLKEAAENAKKELSTVLSATINLPFITATANGAEHLDMTLSRAKFNELTADLVEKTMISTRQALADAKLEPSKIDKIILVGGSTRIPAVQEAIRKHFGKDAFQGINPDEVVAMGAAIQGGVIGGEVKGIILADVAPLSLGIETLGGVCTILIERNSRIPTSKSEIFTTAADNQTSVEVHVLQGERKIAAQNKTLGRFHLTGIPPAPRGIPQVEVKFDIDVNGIVNVSAKDLASGNEQKITITASTGLSKDEIDQMVKDAELHAEEDRKLQENVEIRNRADSLVYQTEKTINEMGEKAEAAEVEKVNQAKEELKQALAGEDFEDIKNKTEALTVVLYEMTTKMYQQAGPAENQQETAGEAEPKDPNVVDAEYTVVDEDKKKS